The following are encoded in a window of Streptomyces sp. SAT1 genomic DNA:
- the pdxH gene encoding pyridoxamine 5'-phosphate oxidase — protein sequence MRKHYRAEGLSEAELADTPVAQFARWFRQAAAEGHLFEPNAMIVSTADAAGRPSSRTVLLKGFDEQGFVFYTNYDSRKGRDLAENPHISLLFPWHPMARQVIVQGVARRTGREETAAYFRSRPHGSRLGAWASAQSTVITTRGVLDASYAELAARYPEGEEVPVPPHWGGFRVAPRSVEFWQGRENRLHDRLRYVAEADGGWRVERLSP from the coding sequence ATGCGCAAGCACTACCGCGCCGAGGGCCTGTCCGAGGCCGAGCTGGCCGACACACCCGTGGCGCAGTTCGCCCGCTGGTTCCGGCAGGCGGCCGCCGAGGGACACCTGTTCGAACCCAACGCCATGATCGTCTCCACGGCCGACGCCGCGGGCCGCCCCAGCTCCCGCACGGTCCTGCTCAAGGGCTTCGACGAACAGGGCTTCGTCTTCTACACCAACTACGACTCCCGCAAGGGACGCGACCTCGCCGAGAACCCGCACATCTCCCTGCTGTTCCCCTGGCACCCCATGGCCCGCCAGGTCATCGTCCAGGGCGTCGCCCGCCGCACCGGACGCGAGGAGACCGCCGCCTACTTCCGCAGCCGCCCGCACGGCTCCCGGCTCGGCGCCTGGGCCAGCGCCCAGTCCACGGTCATCACCACCCGCGGCGTCCTGGACGCCTCCTACGCCGAACTCGCCGCCCGCTACCCCGAGGGCGAAGAGGTCCCCGTCCCGCCCCACTGGGGCGGCTTCCGCGTCGCGCCCCGCTCCGTCGAGTTCTGGCAGGGCCGCGAGAACCGCCTCCACGACCGCCTGCGCTACGTCGCCGAGGCGGACGGCGGCTGGCGGGTGGAGCGGCTGAGCCCCTGA